Below is a window of Carassius auratus strain Wakin chromosome 50, ASM336829v1, whole genome shotgun sequence DNA.
TCCACAACACCAAGAAGAAGCCCTCCCGCATGCATCTGTTCATCAAACACCTGAGCCTGGCAGACCTGGTGGTCGCGTTCTTCCAGGTCCTCCCGCAGCTGTGCTGGGAAATAACCTTCCGTTTCTACGGCCCGGACTTTCTGTGCAGGATCGTCAAGCACCTGCAGGTGATGGGCATGTTCGCGTCCACTTACATGATGGTCATGATGACCCTAGACCGCTACATCGCCATCTGCCACCCTCTGAAGACCCTCCAGCAGTCCACCCGGAGGTCCCACATCATGATCGCGGGCACGTGGATCAGCAGTCTGCTCCTCAGCACGCCTCAGTACTTCATCTTCTCCCTCAGTGAGATCCAGAACGGCTCTGAGGTGTACGACTGCTGGGGTCACTTCATCCAGCCCTGGGGAGTGCGCGCGTACATCACCTGGATCACAGCGGGGATCTTCCTCATCCCGGTGATCATATTAATGACCAGCTACGGATTCATCTGCCACAGCATCAGAATGAACATCAGATATAAGACGAGGAAGACTCCTGCGGACGGGCTGATCGGGAAGAGCTCGGTGAGCAGCGTCACCACGATCTCCAGAGCGAAGCTACGCACCGTCAAGATGACCTTCGTCATCGTCCTCGCGTACATCATCTGCTGGGCGCCGTTCTTCACCGTGCAGATGTGGTCTGTGTGGGACAAGAACTTCAGCTGGGACGGTGAGGGAAAACATGTCTAAAGTAACACTTTTTCAAAACCCAATATTTAAATATAGCGTTTAATTTCACtacaaaataatgacagtattgtaTAACCGATGAATGTACATTAAGCATGTcaactttcatatatttaatttctatttaaagTATTACAATTATGCACCATTCATATTAgcattaatataaattatgtgtgcatgcatatatgtTAAGTGTTAAATATGCAGCACTTTTTAATAAGGTTCATATCATTGAAAACATTGAATTATATCATTAACGAAAAATATTATGTTGTGTAATGCTTAAAAAATTAATATGCATTCAAAAAGTGCAATGTACATTTAAGTCATATTTGTATAAGCATTAAATATGTAAAACcgctttataataaattacatatcttttaaacacaatatttaatcATACCACAAATAAAATTTGTGTTGTGTAACGTTGTAACAGattcaaaatgttcaaaagcaatgcacatttgattaatgcattatgcattatggGCAATGTTTTATAACAACTTAAATGGCATTAAATCTATTAGGttgtatttttaaagatttaaaatatcatgcatttcattaatatttcatatttacatatatattaatattggaTTGCACACTGTACAAAGTGAAAATGagctgttattttatttcttcctGATCTGACTCTTAAAACACTGGTTGATTtggtattattgttatttaaattaatattaatattcaaatataaacataaaacatattgtAATCATAAGGCATGAATACATTCCCCTATTCAGTAATCTTTATTAAAAGTGAATATACTGTATTGTGATAATGGGTTTATAATATACCAGGATGTTTAGGAGCTTCAGACGGCTGCTGTTGGAAAGAAATGTTAACGTGTTGAATTTCATCTCCTGATATACTTATAAAGATGGTTTGAGAAATCACCAGATCAGAATACTGTGTCTGAACAGAACAGCTGCATGATTTATGTAAATCTAACATTAAAAACGCCACATGAGCTGATGCGATGTTTAGTCAAAAGTAGCTTCGAgaccattttttaaaatttatttaaaataaatgaattactaGTTTAGTCATATGATATTTTACACTAATATCTGGCAACACAGTAGACTAATCAACTTCTTCAGAATGACTGAAAAaccaaataagtaaaaaaaaaaaaaaaaaaatatatatatatatatatatatatataaaaattctagAATCTACGATTTTTATTGACAATTTTACCTGTATAAATTAATGTTTGCCTCTTTTTGCTGAAATAAAGACactatgtaatataataattttaataaaactagaTCAGTTCTGGTCCTGGATGCTGATTGGCCGGTACAGTGACTctagattctgattggatgaCGGATGTTCTAAGCTGTTAGATTGTTGCATTCCATGATAAACATTGTTCCGATGTTGCTTAGCAACTGTAAACAGTCAACAGTGAGTCGTAGAACTGTGTGTTCCGTGGGGAAAGAATGATTTTTTTGGACTGTTTATTAGACACTCTCTTTATTTCAAGCTTTTGCAGctaatgtttctgtgtgtgtgtgtgtgtgtgtgtagattcaGAGAACACGGCCGTCACTCTGTCTGCGCTGCTGGCCAGTCTGAACAGCTGCTGTAACCCGTGGATCTACATGGTTTTCAGCGGACACCTCCTGCAGGACTTCGCTCACTGCTTCCCCTGCAGTCACCAGATCCAGCAGAGCTTCCGGAAGGAGGATTCGGACAGCAGCAGCCTGCGGAGAATCACGCTGCTCTCCAAAGCTGCCAACCGCAGCCCCACGGGCAGCTCGGGCACCTGGAGAGAGTTCGATCCCTCGGCTCCGGCCGAGACGTGACGCAGGAGTCAGGATCACAGATCTGCTCTTCAGTCAGACTCTCAGCGGGGAGATGTGAGGCGAGCGTGCACCATTACTGCTCAGGAGATGCGACGGAGTCTGAAAACTAAAAACAGACTTGTGTTGTCACCCAGGAACAGTCTAGAGCTGTGACATCACTGTGACATGAGCGTTTGATGAGGAATGATGCAGTTCATATGGAGTTAGAGGTCTCTTCTGCTcttaaaggctgcatttatttgatcaaacatattttgaaatattattacaatttgaaattacttgaatatattgtaaagtaAAATTGATctgtattttcagtatcattcctccagtcttcagtggcacatggtcttcagaaatcataataatataatacatttctgattatcaatgttgaaaacagcatttttatccaaaattaatactttttatttagcaaggatgaaATAAATTCAGCAAAAGTAcatatctatttcaaataaatactcttttcatcatataataatacatgtttcttcagtaaatcatcatattattctgatttctgaagatcatgtgacgctgaagactggaggaatgatgctgaaaatacagcggagcatcacagaaataaattacactttaacacagattcacacagaaaacagtcagtttaaatgttaataatattttcattttttacagcatcttttgATCAAATATAGACACATTTACAAAGTGACTTGAGGTTGTTCTAttgtaaatctatatttattgatCATGCTTCACAGCCTCTGGTCTCGTATATAGCTCGTGGGAAGATGGAAACACGGTCAGTCTCTCTGGGGACTGTGGCATTTCCTGCGACAAACATCTAATGAAGCCAGCACTGGATTTATACTGGTCAAAGTAAACCAGAAACCAGAGCACGCGTGTGGTTTCACACTAAATATATCACTTTCCAGAATATAAATGAATGTTGCACTATATAAAACATAGGATACGCTCTGCTTTATGAAATATTAGCCTCACTGTGGTGGCATGAAACCTACCAGCATGAGATGTGTGCTATAAATGAATGTTTTCACATGACCAGTCAGGTCTTTACCGGACTCTTTTCAGGAGTTTTGATATATATAAGCTGAGAAATTTGAGCAGTTAATGCTGTTCATGTATATAGTAAGTGTGTATATAAACAGATGGTCTATATTTGCTTGTATgtgttaaaaagaaatgtttttttaaagaaaatactgaAATGTTCAGCTATGAAAGCTTGTTTCTGCTATGGAAAagtaacacaaaaaaaataattgcaaataattgcaagaaaaaaagtcaggatTTTCAGATTTAAccttaaaaagtcaaaattctgaAAACGTAtaacctttctttttttattttatcccgtggcagaaacaggcttccaaaCTCACAGAATTGTTCCCTGCCAACTTTAAATGTGTTGCACCTCTTACAAACGTGTCTGTGTCTCCATGTGCCAAATCCAATAAATCAAACCTTTAAGAAATATTAGTTCTGGATGTGTGGTGACTAATGTGTTTTTAGCAATCGAGCCGTCTCTAGGACCATCTGCCATTCAGATGCAGCATTATATGAACTGCAAGCGTAACTTTGTGCTAGCTGTTTTCATACTGCTGGGAATAAGCACAAGTGGTCCGACTGAAACGCTTTGGGGAAGTGTGTAACCAGCGGTCTAACCGAtgctagctgctagtttagtgaCAGATCCAGTGTGTTACATTAGCATGAGTGTTTTTTTCTCTGCACTCTATCTCAAAATGTGCAAAATGCTACAGCAGACATTTCTTTACAAGATGCCTGGTAGGATCCTTTCCAAACATCCCATAATCGCTCGAGAGCTTCCTGTTTGAGGACACACGTCCTCTCCTGCATTAACCTTTATTCTCCTCTCCAGTCTGTGAGACCAGAGACCAAACagctgcggtgtgtgtgtgtgtgtgtgtgtgtgtgtgtgtgagagagagagagagagagagagagagacagtctcCAAAGTTTTCAGATTCACATGTTTTTTAACATTCTCTCTTACCATCTTTGACCTTAATCTATTCCAGAGACAGCCGTGAAGCAGGAAAACCGACGGAAGAAATGATTCCGGATCGAGCCACATGTAAATCACGTAAGATGTTTCTTTTCTgtgggatgatgatgatggagagaTGTGATATGAAAACCAAGAACACGTTGTGTTTTCTTAATCGTTTCCATGAAATCCTACTTGCTGAAGAATAATAACAGCCTGAAACAAACAGGTTTTGTGGTCTGAGCTGGTCTAAACTGGTTTAGATGATCCCCTGTTGTGCACAGCCAGCATTAACATACTCTCatggtatttattcatatttaaaaaaaaacatttaatttcattaaaaaaagtttacattgtCATAGACAgaaatagatttatatttatatattttaaagttttagtaaatgtattatgtgcttttatcatttttattagtgtatgcttcattaaaatatttcaatgtatctttaatttatgctgatttcacttttagttttagtACCTTAAACTTAGATgacaatgcaatatttaaaattttcGTTTTTTTTCCAACTTTAtttgagtaaagaaaacacatttgaaatattattttttttagttaacagtaacaaccTTGATTCTGTCCAGTTATCCTAATTCTATGCTGTTTATTGGCAgctttatactttaaaataagagtttcatttatttatttatttatttacttgcatcttatttttttatttattaatttttattggcATGCTTTACGATtccatgtataaaatattttttttatatagtggaaaaaggttctttagattattgaAATGCTCATCacactcaaaaaaaatatatattttaagataattttctGGGGGGAATCAAAAAAGGTTCTTTTATGACTTTTAAAAGCTTTATTTGTAAGAGTGATTTGATGCCACTAACTTGGAAAAGTTCCTCAGAAGTGTTTATGGTATCAGCCTCATCCGATGCAGTCTGATACAGCagagccaatcagattagagcttgCCAAATGGAAAAAGCAGCATCCAGTTCTTCATTTTAGTCCAAGGACTGTGAGGCATCGCTCCTGACCAGTGGAAACCAGTGTCATCAGTTTTCTTCAGCAGGCAATCCAGGGTCCGATTAATATTGCTTGTGTTTCCTACAGCCATGATTTCTCATGTATCTGAGAACGGGTGTAGGTCTGAAGAAAGCCTGCAGTGCTCTTCTGATGACAAACGGCCTTTTGTCTCAGGAGCCGAAGCCGTAACGGAGAAATGAGCACGAAACAGAAAACTGAGAGGATATCTTCCCTAAAGCTTCAAAACTAGTCGCTCTGAACAAGATGTTCTCTCAGAGTTGGtctgcattcattcattctgatCTGCTGAACATAGCTTTCAATAAATGATGAAGCTTGTGCAACTTTTGTGCAAAACCCTCCAACATCACACGAGCATGCACGCTTTCCTAACCCATGGTGTCTGTTGTTTTGGAAAGTATCTCAGTTCGTCTGGACCTCATCTGTAAATGATCTGAGCTCAGTGATGCGTTTAGGACACCGAGCTTCGATTTTCACTTGTTTACGGCACAACGGCCCCAGAGAAGCTCTGAAGCGCTGAAATGTCAATTCTGTTGCTTTTTAAGACTGTAAAGGTTTCCTTTCTTAAAGTTACCTCTGACTTAAcaagcacccagaacaccttGACAAACGCATGCATATCTCTTTCATACATGTGACCGGTCTCGAGTCTCTGAGGtgtatatgcattgctaagaacctcatctgaacaactttaaagatgattttctcaatatttagtttttttttttttgctccctcagattccagattttaaaatagttgtatctcagacaaatattgtcctccgaacaaaccacacatcactggagagatgatttattcagcttcagatcatGCATACATCTCAAACTGACTCTTAAGACACTTTTTAATCTGTAGAGAGCTTCTCTAACATTTTGGGGCCAGGGGAACATTTCCCAAGAACCTCCTCATTATCACAACAGAGATTAAACATATGCTTACTACAATTTGTAAATGCGATTGGAACCTTTTTTAGTTTTTCAAGACACTGCTTTAATGGTTCAATTAAATTGCAATCAAAAAGCACATCTAATAAACTGAAAGCATAAAActtataaaatgtaacaataatttattatcatttttacagtaatagggccctatgaaacactttctttctttctttctttcttttattttttagaagatTCTGTGTTGCTTTTTTCCCCCTGGGTCTTTGATTTAATACACATGTATTATCAAAAATGGTGGTAATAAGATAAAGGCATAAAACAATAACTTTTCAAATATAATCAAATGAGAATTTAACTATTTCTTACAGTTTTGGCCAAACAGATTTCTGGATAACAGAGGTTTACTGTTCAAATGtaaattactactaataaatCAGAAACGTTTTTAAAGACAATAAACACACGGATGCAGAAAAACTTTACAGttcttgtgtgttcatgtgtgatctccaggtaataaataaataaactatatgatTAATGCAATACTGATAGACATATCATttagtacagaaactataaaatataaacaaactaagCGGAAGGTGAGGGCCTTTTGAAAGTGTTTTCTTCTGCTGTTTATTATAAACTTTAGTTATTCTTCTCCCGCTGTGTTCACGGTTTAAACAGGAGTCATGGATGATAAATGAACATTTCCCAGAATTCACTGCTGACTACAATTCAAAGATAACAATCTCATCCTACAGAACATAAACACATTTGTCCTTATCCTATAGCCTATTGTATATTTTTACAACAAAGCATGCATCTGAGAGAAAGAAATATGTGCAATTAACCCCGGGCAGGTCAGAGGTTATTTTATGATGAACTGGACACAAATGCATTCGATATTTCTCATGTTTCTAGTAAAATCATGCACAAACACAGTGATGCATGCAAAGACATTGTGCAGCCGTGTCAaagggtttttgttgttgttgaatgcaACAAgtgcaaaatattttcatgttttatcatACCAGCTAAAATacacataattcatatttgaATTAATGATGAACAAAACATGTAAGAACCATACACTTTTGTTGGTAACTGAGCTTATTTTCAGCAATAATCGATGTATGCAACTAAGCAGTTAAACCCTTTAGTTTTTGTCGTTCGTCCTCGAGTCTCTTTTCATATCTGTGTGTTAATAAACCGGGAGTGATGTCTTTGGCATTCAGGTCTGT
It encodes the following:
- the LOC113066624 gene encoding arg8-vasotocin receptor-like; its protein translation is MGHPSNTSHPVNSTDPFGRDEEVAKIEIAVLSVTFAVAVIGNCSVLVAIHNTKKKPSRMHLFIKHLSLADLVVAFFQVLPQLCWEITFRFYGPDFLCRIVKHLQVMGMFASTYMMVMMTLDRYIAICHPLKTLQQSTRRSHIMIAGTWISSLLLSTPQYFIFSLSEIQNGSEVYDCWGHFIQPWGVRAYITWITAGIFLIPVIILMTSYGFICHSIRMNIRYKTRKTPADGLIGKSSVSSVTTISRAKLRTVKMTFVIVLAYIICWAPFFTVQMWSVWDKNFSWDDSENTAVTLSALLASLNSCCNPWIYMVFSGHLLQDFAHCFPCSHQIQQSFRKEDSDSSSLRRITLLSKAANRSPTGSSGTWREFDPSAPAET